AGGACAGCTTCTCATCCAAAGAGGCATTACGACAGAATCGGCAGCCAAACGTTTTTTCAGACCCCAGCTTGCCGACCTGATCAATCCATTCCTCATGAAGGATATGGACATAGCCGTTGACCGCCTCAATGATGCGATGGGACGCAAGGAGCGCATCCTTGTCTATGGCGATTACGACGTAGATGGATGCACTGCCGTAGCTTTGGTCTATAAGTTCCTGCAGCAATTCTATTCCAACATCGATTACTATATCCCCGACAGATATGATGAGGGATACGGAGTCAGCAAGAAAGGAATAGACTTTGCCAACGAGACAGGTGTAAAACTGATCATCATCCTTGACTGTGGCATCAAAGCCATCAAGGAAATAGAATATGCCAAGTCTCTTGGCATAGATTTCATCATTTGTGATCACCACGTACCAGACGAGGTGATGCCTCCTGCTGTGGCTATTCTCAACCCTAAGCGTCCTGACGATACCTTTCCGTTCAAGCACCTTTGCGGATGTGGCGTAGGCTTTAAATTCATGCAGGCTTTCGCCAAGAACAACAACATTCCGTTCTCCAGACTCATCCCGCTGCTCGACTTCTGTGCCGTAAGCATCGCTGCCGACATCGTGCCTGTTGAGGAAGAAAACCGTATCCTCGCTTTCCATGGTCTCAAGTTGCTCAATACCAATCCAAGTATCGGTTTGCGTTCCATCATTGATATCTGCGGACTCAATGGCAGAGAGATCTCAATGAGCGACATCGTATTCAAGATTGGTCCACGCATCAATGCTTCAGGAAGAATGGAAAACGGCAAACTGAGCGTTGACCTGCTGGTAGAAAGAGATTTTGCTACTGCCATCCGCATGGCAAAACACATCAATGAATACAACGAACAACGTAAGGACATCGACAAGCAGATGACGGAGGAAGCCAATGGTATCGTGTCAAGACTCGAAACCCAGAAGCACAACTCCAGTATTGTGCTCTACGATGAAGGATGGAAAAAAGGAGTCATCGGCATTGTTGCCTCAAGACTCACGGAAATCTATTTCCGCCCTACCGTCGTTCTGACCAAAGATGGTGACATGGCCACAGGCTCAGCACGCAGTGTTACGGGCTTTGATGTCTATTCTGCCATCAAGAGTTGCCGCGATATTCTCATGAATTTCGGTGGACATACATACGCTGCCGGACTTACTCTGAAATGGGATAAGGTAAAAGAATTCAGAGAAAGATTCCAGAAATATGTAGAGGAACATATCGCTCCAGAGCAGACAGAAGCCTTGCTTCATATTGACGCGGAGATTGATTTCAAAGACATCACCAAGCACCTGTACAGTGACCTGAAACGGTTTGCACCTTTTGGACCAGGCAATCAAAAGCCGATATTCTGCACGACCAAAGTGTATGACTATGGTACAAGCAAAGTAGTAGGAAGGGAACAGGAGCACATCAAGCTGGAACTTGTGGACTCTAAGTCGAGCAACGTGGTCAACGGCATTGCCTTCGGACAAAGTGCCGCTGCACGATACATCAAGAGCAAACGGAGTTTCGACATTGTATATACCATAGAAGACAATATCTTCAAGAAGAATCAGGTACAACTGCAAATTGAGGATATCCGTCCGAACAACAGTGAGAAATAGGAAAACTCCTGATTTCTGACTCCAACAGACCCAAATGACTAAATGACAGATAAATTTCAAGAGATATTGCGAACATACTGGGGGTATCCTGACTTCCGTGGCATACAGAGAGACATTATCGAAAGTATATCACAGGGTAAGGATACCCTCGGTCTTATGCCTACTGGTGGTGGAAAATCCATCACTTTTCAGGTTCCTGCACTCGCCCAGGATGGCGTTTGCATCGTGATTACGCCCCTCATAGCCCTCATGAAAGACCAGGTTAGCCACCTCAAGGAACGCGGTATCCTGGCAGATGCTATCTATGCCGACAGATCCAGAAGTGAAATCATACAGACACTTGAGAATTGTATCTTTGGCGGAGTCAAGATTCTGTATGTCTCTCCAGAAAGACTTTCTACGGATATTTTCCAGACCAAATTACGCCACATCAAAGTAAGCTTTATCACAGTGGATGAAGCCCACTGCATCAGTCAGTGGGGATATGATTTCCGTCCTTCTTATCTGAAGATTTCAGATATCAGAAAGCTGAAACCGGGAACACCTATCCTGGCACTTACTGCCACGGCTACCCCAGAAGTCGTAGATGATATCCAGAACCAACTCCAGTTTTCAGAAAAGAATGTGTTCAAAATGAGTTTTGAACGCAAAAACCTGGCATATATTGTACGCATTACGACCGACAAGCATGGCGAAATGGTTCATATCCTGAAATGTGTACAGGGTTCTGCCATCATCTATGTTAGAAGCCGCCGCCGTACGAAGGAAATAGCAGAAATCCTCAATAAGAACGGCATCCCTGCCACTTTCTATCATGCAGGACTTGACCCTGCCGTAAAGGATGAACGACAGAGAGAGTGGCAGGAAGATCAGATAAGAGTGATGGTTGCTACCAATGCCTTCGGTATGGGTATCGACAAACCCGATGTGAGAATGGTCATCCATATAGATTGCCCAGACTCTCTGGAAGCTTATTTCCAGGAGGCTGGTCGTGCGGGTAGAGATGGCAACAAATCATACGCAGTACTACTCTATGATGCCAGCGACGAACGCAAACTGACCAAACGCATCAACGATACCTTTCCTGAGAAAGAACTAATCAGGGATATCTACGAACACCTCGCCTATTTCTTCCAAATAGGTGTGGGGAGCGGTTGCGGAAAAACTTTCGAATTCAACATAGAGAAATTCAGCTATATCTATAAGTATTACCCTACAAAAGTAGATGCTGCTTTGAGAATACTGGAACAGTGTGGTTACATTCATTACGAAGACAATCCCGACGGGAAAGCCCGCCTCATGTTCAACCTGAACAGAAGCGACCTTTATCTACTGGATAATCTGTCAGAAAATGAAGACCAGGTTGTCACGTCCCTCCTACGCGTTTACGGAGGACTCTTCACAGACTTCGTATATATCGACGAATCTCTGATAGCCCAACAGGCAGAATTGAGTATCCAGCAGGTATATTTCGCATTGAAATGCCTTGCCACCAAACATATCATCACTTTCGTTCCTCGTAGAAAAATCCCGTATATCACCTATACCCGGGATAGAATTGATGGAGATAAGGTCGTCATCACCCAAGAAGCATACGAAAACAGAAAAGAACAATTCGTAAAACGTATCAACAGTATGATAGCATATGCACAAACAGACTTTATCTGCCGTTCACGACAACTCTTACGCTATTTCGGAGAAGAAACCAAGGAGGATTGCAAGCAATGCGATGTCTGTCTGGAACACAAAGACAACGATTCTGTAGCCAAACAGATGTTTGAAAAGGCAAAAGAAAGTATTCTCCAGATATTAGGTGATCAAAAGAAACACCACATTACAGAATTAAGAGAGATACAAGTACCGAGCCAGCAGTTAGAAAATGCTTTAGAAATGCTGGTATCAGAAAACCAGATACATATAGACGGCAGTTATATCTATCTGTAAAACTAACAAAAAAAATAAACAAAACAAAAAGAGATAAACAACAAAAAGAGATAAACAACAAAAAGGGAACGACCCCTCGCGGACCATTCCCTTTCCAACATTATGTACGAGAAAAAAATTAGTTATTTTCTGGACGAAGTTTACGAACTGTAACACCAGCCTGCCACATTTCCTTGTTGCGCATAGCCTCGAGTTCAGCGTTCAACTTCTCACGGTAATCAGCCTGAGAGTTCTTGTCGATAGAAATCTGAGCCTCATTACCAGTCTTAACAGAGTAATACAACCACTCCATAACAGGCTTGATAGCCTCACGGAAACGAGGAGCCCAGTCAAGAGCACCACGCTGTGCAGTTGTAGAACAGTTAGCATACATCCAATCCATACCCTTCTCACCGAAGAGAGGGCCAAGGCTCTGAGTCAGCTCCTCAACAGTCTCGTTGAAAGCCTCAGATGGAGAGTGACCGTTCTCACGAAGTACATCGTACTGAGCCTCCAAAAGACCCTCGATAGCACCCATCAAAGAACCACGCTCACCAGTAAGGTCAGAAGTAGCCTCACGCTGGAATGTAGTCTTGAACAAATATCCTGCACCGATACCGATACCGAATGCAATAGTCTTTTCCTCTGCTTTACCAGATGCATCCTGATATACAGCGTAAGAGCAGTTCAAACCACGACCCTCGCAGAACATTGTGCGGAGAGAAGTACCAGAACCCTTAGGTGCAACCATGATAACATCAATATCCTTAGGTGGAACTACGCCTGTGCGATCGCTCCAGTTGATAGCGAAACCATGTGAATAATACAAAGTCTTACCTGCTGTGAGGTGTGGCTTGATTTTTGGCCAGCAAGCAATCTGACCGGCATCAGAAAGCAACATACAGATGATAGTACCCTTTTCTGCAGCTTCCTCGATAGAGAACAAAGTCTTACCAGGAACCCAACCATCCTTCAGACACTTCTCATAGGTTTTACCCTGACGCTGTCCAACGATGACATTGAAACCATTATCGCGAAGGTTACAAGCCTGACCAGGACCCTGAATACCATAACCGATAACTGCGATAGTTTCGTTCTTCAATACTTCACGTGCTTTCTCCAATGAAAATTCATGACTGGTGACAACAGTTTCCATTACGCCACCGAAATTCATTTCTGCCATAATTATTTTTTTTTGTGCGGCTTGCCGTTGTGGAGCCGCGGGTTTAACTTGTCCATACGGATGCGAGCTAATTCTTATCCAAAGAATGCCTGTTTGATCCGTCCACCCCCTATCCAAGAGGGCGGCTCTGGGTTTATTTTCTTATCTGGGTGCAAAGGTAATAAATCAATATGAAACTACCAAATTTTTCTTTCACTTTTTTACAAATTTCGCTTTACTTCTTACAACTTCGACTTCTTTTGCGTCATTTTTGCAGATTTTTGTTATCTTTATGCAATATTCTCCCTCATTTACTTCCTCCTGATAGAAATTGAGACGGTCGCCCTGATGACTCTCTGCCACGTATGCAATTTCAAATCTCTGCAAAAAATGGGTCTTGTAGTAATCCAAGTCGAATAAATCAAGAATATGTTCGATATATTTCACTGAATTGATATGTCCATTGACATCTACATCATTATAATAGGTGTCGATACTGCGCACAAACTTGGCATCGGCAGACATCTTGACACGAGAACTGGCTGCTATAGGACATTCTTTCTCTTCCTCGATATACTCCTTGATAAGTCCATCATGGATGGAGAATATATCTACCGGCTGTCGGGTCTCAGTATCTATCATCGCCCACACACTCTTGCCATAGCCATATACCTTCTCCTCTTCTTCATCAGCAGCAAGCTTACCACATATCTTGAAATCACGGGCTGTGAAATACTTCATGGCATTCTCCACCCAGGTCTCAACATAGAACTTGTCATACGACTTTGGCATCTCGGTCATCTCAATGGCCAAGCGACTAAGCACCCAGGTCTTATGTCGTGGCATGAGATAGTTCATGCCATAACCACGGTCGTTGCTATGAAAATCGGCAGCATTCAACAAATGATTGCCCAAATGCCCCATAAACAGGTGACTGGAAAAGTCACAATGAAAAGGTTCCGAAAGAAACTCGTATCTTCCTACTTTACTTAATAATTCCATATCTTATACGAAAAAAATGCCTTCTTGTTTTTAAATTCTTTGCAAATCTACAATTTTTTATTGAGAATGCCAAAGAAAAGACCGAGAATTTCTTCTGCTAACGGCGTTCATAAAAACAAACGAGCTACAACCGTAGAACAACTGTCTTACGATCGTAGCCCGCTTATCCCTATATTTCTCTATCTCTGTTATTCCTCCGCACTCTGCTTCAGATAATCTGAGATAGGCTCATCGAAACTTCTTGTGACTGCAATACGGCCTGAGCGGGTATATTGCAAGAGACAATCAAAACTGTTCAACTTATGGAACAAGTCTGCAATATCCTCTGTCAAACCAGCCAAGAGTACCGTACTGTAAGTTGGATTAACCTCCATCATACGAGCATCATGCTTGCGGATTGTACGGGAAACCTCAGGGTTTTCCAGCAGAACAGGAGTTGAAATCTTGAAAAGAGCCACCTCATGGATGAAAATCTGATCATCCGCATAGTAATCACTCTTCACGACATCGATTTTCTTCTCTATCGCCTTATTGATTTTCTCTATCTGCTCAGGATCACTCCATACCGTAATGGTATATTTGTGGATATTCTTGATGCTGCTGGCCGATACGTTCAGGCTCTCGATATTTACTTGTCTGCGGGTGAATACTGCGGTAATCTGATTCAGGATACCCGCAATGTTCTCTGAATAAACAAGCAATGTATATAATTTCTTGTCACTATTATTGTCCATCTTATTTTTCCTTTCTAAAATGTCTGTTACACTTTACTTTGTAAAATGCTGGTTACACCTTAATTATATATATATATGAATCGAGAACTTTAGTAATGAAGTTCCAACTGCATTTCATCAACACTCTTGCCAGGCAAGGTCATCGGAACGATGTCCTCATCTTCCTTGATGGCGCACTCCAGAAGGTAAGGCCCCTTGGTAGCAATCATCTTCTCCACTTTCGCCTTCAGATCCTTGCGGTCGATGACCACATCGTAAGGAATGCCGTAAGCCTTGGCTATTTCCTCATAACGAGGGTTCAGCATGTGGGTAAAGGAGCGACGGCCTTCAAACATCAGGTCTTGCCACTGACGTACATTGCCAAGATAATTGTTGTTCAGGAGAATCATCTTCACAGGTGCCTGCTGCTCCATGATCGTACCCAATTCCTGGATATTCATCTGGAAACCGCCATCACCGAAGAAACAGCAGATGGTTCTGTCTGGAGCACCAAAGGTTGCACCGATAGCAGCAGGAAGACCGAATCCCATAGTTCCAAATCCACCACTGGTAACAATACTCAGTTTCTTGGTGAACTTGAAGTAGCGGCTACTGATCATCTGGTTCTGACCTACGTCGTTCACGAGAACAGCCTCATTATGGGTAGCTTCCGTTACCACATTGGTCACCTCGCCCATCAGCAGAGGACCCTCTGTAGGATGGATATCCTTCTCGATTACCTTCTCCTGCTCCTGCTGGCGATAAACCTCGAATGAATCTCTCCACTCACGGTGAACATTCTTGTTCAGCAAACGGGTAATTGCCGGCAAAGTCTGCTTACAGTCACCTATCACAGCAACATCCGTCTTGATGACCTTGTCAATTTCAGCCTTGTCTATATCCAGATGGATGATTTTAGCCTGCTTAGCATATTTGGAAGGAACACCAGTAATACGGTCGCTGAAACGCATACCAATAGCGATCAGCACATCACACTCCTGAGTCTTCATGTTGGTAGCATACGAACCGTGCATACCGAGCATACCCATATTCAACGGATGATTGCTTGGTAAAGCAGAAAGACCGAGCAGCGTACGACCTGCAGGAATATCAGCCTTCTCCAGAAATTCAATCAACTCATTGTGAGCACCACCCAATTCCACGCCATGACCTACCAGCGCAAATGGGCGCTTGGCATTATTGATCAATTCAGCTGCCTCCTCTACAGCCTTGGCATCTATGGCAGGATAAGGATTGTAAGAGGTAACCTTCTCACATTTCACAGGTTCCCACTCACAAGTAGCAATCTGGGCATTCTTGGTAAAGTCGAGAACGACAGGACCTGGACGACCGCTGCGGGCAATATAGAAAGCACGGCTCACAGCCCAAGCCACATCCTCAGGACGACGAATCTGATAAGCCCATTTAGAGATAGGTTGGGTAACACCCACCAGATCAACCTCCTGGAACGCATCCGTTCCCAAGGCGCCTACACCTACCTGACCAGCAATAACCACGATAGGTGTAGAATCCATCATGGCATCAGCAATACCAGTCAAAGTATTTGTTGCTCCAGGACCACTGGTCACGAGTGTCACGCCCACTTCGCCGCTGACTCGAGCATAGCCCTGTGCAGCATGAGCAGCAGCCTGCTCGTGACGTACCAAGATGTGATCAAACACCTTATTTTCTCCTCTCGTGTAACCATACAGTGAATCAAACACTGGCATGATGCTTCCCCCCGGATAACCGAAAATGGTTGTTACACCCTCAGCTTTCAGGGAGCGCATCAACGCTTCTGCTCCTGTTATTACTTCTTTTGCCATTATTATTATATTTATTTCAAAGGAATGGGAAAATTCCACTCTATATCATCCAAGCAGAACTTCCCATTACCTTTCTACTGAAGATTTCAAAAACTATATATTTTCATCTTAATCAATGATTCTGACACCACCCTTGTCTGCAGAACTTACACTCTGAGCGTATGCACGCAAAGCCTTGCTTACCACACGGTTACGCTTCAAAGGCTGCTGAGGACGGGCTGCCAATTCTTCATCTGACAACTTCACGTTGATAGAACGACTTGGAATATCAATGACAATGATATCACCATCCTTAATCTTACCGATATTACCACCGGCAGCTGCTTCTGGAGAAATATGACCGATACTCAAACCGGATGTACCACCAGAGAAACGACCATCAGTAATCAGGGCACACTCCTTGCCCAAATGGCGGCTCTTGATGTAAGAAGTAGGATACAGCATCTCCTGCATACCTGGACCACCCTTAGGACCCTCGTGAGTAATAACCACGCAGTCACCGGAGTTAACCTTTCCGTCAAGAATACCCTCACAAGCATCCTCTTGAGAATCGAAGCAAACCGCAGGACCCTCAAAGTGCCAAAGTACAGGATCCACACCCGCTGTCTTCACTACACAACCATTCTGAGCGATATTACCGAAGAGAACAGCCAGACCACCATCCTTTGTATAAGCATGTTCCAAGTCACGGATACATCCATTCTCGCGGTCAGTATCAAGACTTTCCCACTGAGCATCCTGACTACCCATCTGGGTAGAGAATTTTCTACCAGGTGCAGAATGATAGATTCTATCTGCCTCTGGATCAAGCTCAGAACCTGTGATATCATATTTCTTCATCTGCTCATCAAGTGTCTTTCCATCAACACGTTTTACGCTACCATTGATCAAGCCACCCTTGTTCAACTCATTCAGGATACCCATGATACCACCCGCACGATTGCACTCCTGAACACTATATTTCTGAGTATTTGGAGCCAACTTGCAGAGACAAGGAACCTTGCGGCTCAACTGATCGATATCCTCCATCTTGAAATCAGCACCAGCTTCCTGAGCTACTGCTAAAAGATGAAGCACCGTATTGGTACTACCACCCATTGCGATATCGAGAGTCATTGCATTGAGGAAAGCATCACGTGTTGCAATATTACGTGGCAAAACACTCTCATCACCATCCTCATAATAAGCATAAGCATTCTTCACTACCTGACGAGCAGCATCCTTGAAGAGTTGGATACGATTCTTGTGTGTTGCCAAGATTGTACCATTTCCTGGGAGACTCAAACCAATAGCCTCAGTCAGCGAGTTCATAGAATTGGCAGTGAACATACCCGAACAGCTACCACAACCAGGACAAGCACATTGTTCTATCTGCTTCATCTCCTCATCAGAAACACTGGTGTCAGCACCCTTGATCATAGCTGTAATCAAGTCAGCATTCTCACCCTTCCAACGACCAGCTTCCATAGGGCCGCCAGAGCAGAATATAGTAGGAATGTTCAAGCGCATAGATGCCATGAGCATACCAGGAGTCACCTTATCACAATTAGAGATACAAATCATGGCATCAGCCTTATGAGCATTGACCATATACTCTACAGAATCTGCGATAATGTCACGGCTTGGCAAAGAGTAAAGCATTCCGTCATGACCCATAGCAATACCATCATCTACAGCGATGGTATTAAATTCGGCTGCATAACAACCCATTGCCTCAATTTCCTTCTTGACTATCTGACCGATTTCATGAAGATGAGTATGACCAGGCACAAACTGTGTAAAGCTATTCACAATAGCAATAATTGGTTTGCCAAACTGCTCATGTTTCATACCTGCAGCTACCCAAAGTGCACGGGCACCTGCCATTCTTCTGCCTTCAGTACAGACGCTACTTCTTAATGGATGTTTCATATTGTTTTTATATTTTCAATTTTGACTGCAAAGATACTGAGAATTTATGTAATAACCAACAAATTTCACATAAACTTTCATTTTATTGCGAATTTCGTAACATAAACCAACGATTTACTTTCGATTTATTACAGAAACTACACATTTCCGTTAGAATTGAGCATTCAAATAAACTAAAAATACAAAAACTATAACCTAAATTTTCTATATTATTTCACTCCTCCTTGGGTTGTACCTCACATCAATTATGAACATACAATTACAGGAACAGAAAAAACATCCGATGGAACAGAAAGTAACATCAGATGGAACAAAAAAATCCCCAAGGCAAAAACCTTGAGGATTTATATGTTTGATAAAAAAATCTAATCAATGCATTTATTACTCAGCAACGCTGTTGTCGTTGAAAGTAGAAACGCGGTTGAACTCAACCTGCTTGAAAAGCTTGTCTGTTGCGCCCATACCCTTAGTTGTCAAACGGTCAGCAGCAATCTTGTACTTCTTTACCAATACATTCTTAACTGCCTCAGCACGCTTCTCTGAAAGCTTCTGATTCAACTCCTTAGGACCCTCTGGAGAAGCATAACCCTTAATCTCGATGTTAGCCTCTGGGTGATTCTTCATATACTGAGAAATCAACTCGATGTTAGGCATCTGACTCTTCTCTACATTAAACTTGCCCTGCTGGAACAATACAGTAGGCTGCAAGTTTGTAGCTGTAGCTGGCTTTACATACTTAGGCTTCTTGTTGCACTCGTCAAGAGCGTTCTGAAGATCCTTGATCTGCTTGTCCTTAGCTGAGAGCTGAGAATCCTTGTTATTCAAATCGTTGCGGAGGTCGTTGATCTGGCTGTTCAAACCATCGATCTCAGACTGATCACGGAGCTGAGCGATTGTGAAGTTGTGAGAACCGTTAGAGTTCTTGAACTTGTAGATGAAACCAGCGTTCAACTGGAAGCCAGACTTGTTGATGTCATAAGCAACACCCTCATAACCATCACCATTCAAAGCCCAGTTCATAGATGGCTCTACATAGAACTGCCATGCCTTGTCAGCACCGAAGTTAACTGCGAAATCGATACCAGCCTTAGAAGTCAAAGCATTCCAGTTATTTGCTGTACCGAAAGAGTGTGCCCAACCAAGACCATAAACAGGGATAACCTCGAATGTACGTGGCTCACCCTTGTAACCAGCAAACCAGTTGCTCAAGTTTACAGTACCAATCAAGCTTGTGTTCATATAACGAACAGTAGTCTTTGATGGATATGCGTTGTGATCGTTGAAGTAAACATTGCTCTCAGCAGCCAAACCGAATACTGGAGTAAACCAACGACCGATACGAAGACCAGCATTAGAGTTGAGGTTATTCAACCAACTGTGATTTGTTGTCTTTGTCATTACACCGCCATTAACGCCGATGTAGAAGTTGTCGAAAGTCTTGCTTTCAGTAACAGTCTGAGCTGATACTGATACTGCCATAGCTACGGCAGCAAACAATAAAACTAACTTTTTCATGTCTCTCTAAAATTTGTTAAATAATATCATTATATTTCTTCATGCAAATACTGCACAAATATTTATTCGAGTGCAAAGTAATAAAAAAAAACTTTAACTACCAAATATTTTCCTCTATTTTTTACATTTCACCCTATAAAACATGCAAAAAAGCCAATATTCATTCCTTTTTCGAACAATCATATCGGTTTTCTTGCATATTTTATATCGGTTTTAGATATATATACACATCTCACACAAAATATCCTTTCAGAAAAAAATCTACAAGGACCAAACATTCGATTGACGAGGACCTATTTCGATTTCTTTTTGAGTCAAACCAGAAAGCTTCAACTTCAGGGTTCGTGGCAAGGCATTGACAACTTTCAACCAAACCTTTCCCGACTTACTGTCCTTCACGACACTGACACCTACATAGCGTTTCAAGACCTCAGGCAACTGTAAATCTGAAGCTATATAAACATCGCCACAATGAACAGAGAACATCTTTTGCACGTGATAACTTTCAGTCGCGCGTACCTTATTATTATTAAAGTACATCATATCCGGATTCCAGTTGGCATAACCTTCCTTACAAAGCAGAGGTGCATAAGAGGTCATTTCCACCACATCGCCATTACGTTCCACATTACAGAGATGAATACCTTCTGCCAAGGCACGATCCACCTCATTGTTTCCATTGGCTGCATATTCACCGAGATATACCTTAGGCATGCTACGGTCATAATGGTCGTAATAGTCCTGATGATTGATAAACCAACCTGGTTTTTCGTAATAATGCTCATCTACCGCATCTATATACAGTCGGTTTTCCTTAGCAATCTTCCAACCTTCCATATAATCTGAAGAAGGATAATGGAAAGGACCTACCGTTCCTATCACCTCGATATCAGGATATTTCTGCTTCAAGGCCTTGCATATCATCAGATAACGTTCCTTGAATGTCGTAGAAATCAGGTCTTCGTTTCCGATTCCAATCATCTTCAGATTGAAAGGAGCCGGATGTCCTGCATCAGCACGCATCTTGGCCCATGAAGAAGTGGCAGGATCTCCATTCGCCCACTCCACCAGGTCGAGTACATCCTGTACATACTGTGGCATCTGTTCCATCGGAATACCTCCCTGCTGACCGCAGAGTCCTTGCGCATTAGACTGAGAATTCTGACAAGGTACGCCAGCTGCCAATACTGGCAATGGCTCTGCACCCATATCCTCGCACCATTGGAAATACTCATAGAAACCGAGTTGTCTGGTCTGATGATAATTCCAGATATTTCTGGCTGGTTTGCGATCCTTCAAAGGTCCTACCGTTTCCTTCCAATGATAGATATTGTCCAGACCCTGTCCATGCAACATACAACCGCCAGGAAAGCGTACAAACTTCGGTTTGAGTTCTGCGATTTTCTCTGCCAGATCCTTGCGGAGTCCGTGACCTTTATAAGTATCATGAGGTTTCAGACTCACGAGATCAATACCCACCTGAGTCTCTCCCTTTGGAATAAGGGCCAAGCGGATGCCTTTACCCTCTTCGAGATTTCCCTGATATTTATCAGTAATGGCCAGTTGCGCCTTATATTCAGACCACTCATTGCCAACAACCTTCACCTTAGCCTGTGATATAACACCCCCCGCTTCATTAACCAAAGCTACCATGAGTTGCTTATTCTTTCCATTCAGGCAACGAGCATACAAACTCACGTCATAATAAGAAGCAGCATGCTTTCCTTCCTTCTTCGCATCACGAGCACCTCGCAGGATAGAAATGCCATCCCATCCTATATTATAAATAGGTGTAGCACCCAACACCGCATAGTGAGGATTATTTTTGCTCACTCCGTTTTCTACGGAAACAGAAGACAAGTCCACTCCCTGCCAAGCAGTCGTTGCATTCCACGAATGCTTTCTATCATCCTTGTTGTATTCAAAATCACCGTTTTGAAGAAGTTCGGCACACAGTCCGCCATCAGCAGCCCGACTGATATCTTCAAAGAAA
This is a stretch of genomic DNA from Segatella hominis. It encodes these proteins:
- the ilvB gene encoding biosynthetic-type acetolactate synthase large subunit; amino-acid sequence: MAKEVITGAEALMRSLKAEGVTTIFGYPGGSIMPVFDSLYGYTRGENKVFDHILVRHEQAAAHAAQGYARVSGEVGVTLVTSGPGATNTLTGIADAMMDSTPIVVIAGQVGVGALGTDAFQEVDLVGVTQPISKWAYQIRRPEDVAWAVSRAFYIARSGRPGPVVLDFTKNAQIATCEWEPVKCEKVTSYNPYPAIDAKAVEEAAELINNAKRPFALVGHGVELGGAHNELIEFLEKADIPAGRTLLGLSALPSNHPLNMGMLGMHGSYATNMKTQECDVLIAIGMRFSDRITGVPSKYAKQAKIIHLDIDKAEIDKVIKTDVAVIGDCKQTLPAITRLLNKNVHREWRDSFEVYRQQEQEKVIEKDIHPTEGPLLMGEVTNVVTEATHNEAVLVNDVGQNQMISSRYFKFTKKLSIVTSGGFGTMGFGLPAAIGATFGAPDRTICCFFGDGGFQMNIQELGTIMEQQAPVKMILLNNNYLGNVRQWQDLMFEGRRSFTHMLNPRYEEIAKAYGIPYDVVIDRKDLKAKVEKMIATKGPYLLECAIKEDEDIVPMTLPGKSVDEMQLELHY
- the ilvD gene encoding dihydroxy-acid dehydratase, with translation MKHPLRSSVCTEGRRMAGARALWVAAGMKHEQFGKPIIAIVNSFTQFVPGHTHLHEIGQIVKKEIEAMGCYAAEFNTIAVDDGIAMGHDGMLYSLPSRDIIADSVEYMVNAHKADAMICISNCDKVTPGMLMASMRLNIPTIFCSGGPMEAGRWKGENADLITAMIKGADTSVSDEEMKQIEQCACPGCGSCSGMFTANSMNSLTEAIGLSLPGNGTILATHKNRIQLFKDAARQVVKNAYAYYEDGDESVLPRNIATRDAFLNAMTLDIAMGGSTNTVLHLLAVAQEAGADFKMEDIDQLSRKVPCLCKLAPNTQKYSVQECNRAGGIMGILNELNKGGLINGSVKRVDGKTLDEQMKKYDITGSELDPEADRIYHSAPGRKFSTQMGSQDAQWESLDTDRENGCIRDLEHAYTKDGGLAVLFGNIAQNGCVVKTAGVDPVLWHFEGPAVCFDSQEDACEGILDGKVNSGDCVVITHEGPKGGPGMQEMLYPTSYIKSRHLGKECALITDGRFSGGTSGLSIGHISPEAAAGGNIGKIKDGDIIVIDIPSRSINVKLSDEELAARPQQPLKRNRVVSKALRAYAQSVSSADKGGVRIID
- a CDS encoding OmpA family protein, with product MKKLVLLFAAVAMAVSVSAQTVTESKTFDNFYIGVNGGVMTKTTNHSWLNNLNSNAGLRIGRWFTPVFGLAAESNVYFNDHNAYPSKTTVRYMNTSLIGTVNLSNWFAGYKGEPRTFEVIPVYGLGWAHSFGTANNWNALTSKAGIDFAVNFGADKAWQFYVEPSMNWALNGDGYEGVAYDINKSGFQLNAGFIYKFKNSNGSHNFTIAQLRDQSEIDGLNSQINDLRNDLNNKDSQLSAKDKQIKDLQNALDECNKKPKYVKPATATNLQPTVLFQQGKFNVEKSQMPNIELISQYMKNHPEANIEIKGYASPEGPKELNQKLSEKRAEAVKNVLVKKYKIAADRLTTKGMGATDKLFKQVEFNRVSTFNDNSVAE